A single window of Archangium gephyra DNA harbors:
- the ribA gene encoding GTP cyclohydrolase II: MSESRTPQVLPTRKSTSLLEKFSEADVPTGRGVLRTVVFREKRNGREHVALVVGEVQGLEGVPVRVHSECLTSEVFGSLKCDCREQLDRALDFVTQNGCGVVLYLRQEGRGIGLGNKIKAYALQAEGLDTYEANRQLGFPDDLRSYDVAAEMLRLLGVRSVDLITNNPLKIAGLVEEGIPVRRRIPSRTEHNPHNVGYLRTKRERTGHLIELFAEDDDDTEAKVG; the protein is encoded by the coding sequence ATGTCCGAGTCGCGTACACCTCAGGTTCTTCCGACCCGCAAGAGCACTTCCCTGCTGGAGAAGTTCTCCGAAGCGGATGTGCCCACTGGCCGAGGCGTTCTGCGCACGGTCGTCTTCCGCGAGAAGCGCAATGGGCGCGAGCACGTGGCGCTGGTGGTGGGTGAGGTGCAGGGGTTGGAGGGGGTGCCCGTCCGGGTTCACTCCGAGTGCCTGACGAGCGAGGTCTTCGGCAGCCTGAAGTGCGACTGCCGGGAGCAGCTGGACCGGGCGCTGGACTTCGTCACCCAGAACGGGTGCGGCGTGGTGCTCTACCTGCGCCAGGAGGGCCGGGGCATTGGCCTGGGGAACAAGATCAAGGCCTACGCCCTGCAGGCCGAGGGCCTGGACACCTACGAGGCCAACCGGCAGCTGGGTTTCCCGGACGATCTGCGCAGCTACGACGTGGCCGCGGAGATGTTGAGGCTGCTCGGGGTGCGGTCGGTGGACCTCATCACCAACAACCCGCTGAAAATTGCAGGCCTGGTGGAAGAGGGAATTCCCGTACGACGACGCATTCCCTCGCGTACGGAGCATAATCCGCATAACGTCGGCTACCTGAGGACGAAGCGCGAGCGGACGGGGCACCTGATTGAGCTCTTCGCCGAGGACGACGACGACACGGAAGCGAAGGTTGGCTGA
- a CDS encoding ClpX C4-type zinc finger protein, with amino-acid sequence MADNVRDVIRAAQAAELGGDKSRAIELLRLAADLCRRSGNKPRAEQLLRYALRLDPSRKELEEELRVLEREEPPPPPEPEPDEGGPEPGVFVLQEDTSSSLQEALREAELAMDRRTRPVALAVEVMRSAVSSVPVPGKEETPQVPAPVKAPEPRKEDPHPNPLPEGEGAFIERGPTRADPSLEAWCSFCCRPRSEVGALVAGPAGAFICSACIGESGALLGGVAPVVSAQRAQAPAPQRPVSVELVGQVRAREGLERGLEAGVRRVLLLGPEGSGKSTWMRALVEQGRGVLVTPESLDRAPVEAVLLVEDVDRLAPAEQVSLSAFLSRHPACTVLMTARGTPVASGLSLLSDSDRVSVPTTASLSEAVGGSLPVALLEQVQWLVALTAPGIEELSEIARRQLAARGDLQLSGEVLTALATEAARSPRSGHELRALLARVPPGSWRLEVKKKVKAKPARRGRRKGSS; translated from the coding sequence ATGGCCGACAACGTTCGCGACGTCATCCGCGCGGCCCAGGCCGCGGAGCTCGGTGGTGACAAGTCCCGCGCCATCGAGCTGCTCCGGCTCGCCGCCGACCTCTGCCGGCGCTCGGGCAACAAGCCCCGTGCCGAGCAGCTCCTGCGCTACGCCCTGCGGTTGGATCCTTCTCGCAAGGAGCTGGAGGAGGAACTGCGTGTGCTGGAGCGCGAGGAGCCGCCTCCGCCCCCCGAGCCCGAGCCCGACGAAGGTGGACCCGAGCCCGGAGTGTTCGTCCTCCAGGAGGACACCTCGTCTTCCCTCCAGGAGGCCCTGCGCGAGGCCGAGCTGGCCATGGATCGGCGGACACGTCCCGTGGCCCTGGCTGTCGAGGTGATGCGCTCCGCCGTGAGCAGCGTCCCGGTTCCCGGCAAGGAGGAGACTCCTCAGGTCCCGGCTCCCGTGAAGGCTCCAGAGCCACGGAAGGAAGACCCTCACCCCAACCCTCTCCCAGAGGGAGAGGGGGCTTTCATCGAGCGGGGGCCTACTCGCGCGGATCCGTCCCTTGAGGCGTGGTGCTCCTTCTGCTGCCGGCCCCGCTCCGAGGTGGGTGCGCTCGTCGCCGGTCCCGCGGGGGCGTTCATCTGCTCGGCCTGTATCGGCGAGTCGGGGGCGCTGCTCGGGGGCGTGGCTCCGGTGGTTTCCGCTCAGCGGGCCCAGGCGCCGGCTCCCCAGCGGCCCGTTTCCGTCGAGCTGGTGGGGCAGGTGCGGGCACGTGAGGGGCTCGAGCGTGGCCTGGAGGCCGGTGTTCGCCGTGTGCTGCTGCTCGGGCCCGAGGGCTCCGGAAAGAGCACGTGGATGCGGGCGCTCGTGGAGCAGGGCAGGGGAGTGCTCGTGACTCCCGAGTCGCTCGACCGCGCTCCGGTGGAGGCCGTGCTCCTCGTGGAGGACGTGGACCGGCTCGCTCCCGCCGAGCAGGTCTCTCTGAGCGCCTTTCTCTCGCGCCATCCCGCGTGCACCGTGCTGATGACGGCCCGGGGTACTCCGGTGGCCTCGGGGCTCTCGCTTCTCTCGGATTCTGACCGTGTGTCCGTCCCCACCACCGCCTCGCTCTCCGAGGCCGTGGGGGGCTCGCTGCCCGTCGCCCTGTTGGAGCAGGTGCAGTGGCTCGTCGCGCTCACGGCTCCGGGCATCGAGGAGCTGAGCGAGATCGCCCGGCGCCAGCTCGCCGCGCGTGGGGACCTTCAGCTCTCCGGCGAAGTGCTCACCGCCCTCGCCACCGAGGCGGCCCGTTCGCCTCGCTCGGGGCATGAGCTGCGCGCCCTCCTGGCCCGTGTGCCTCCCGGCTCCTGGCGCCTGGAGGTGAAGAAGAAGGTGAAGGCGAAGCCGGCCCGCCGTGGCCGGCGGAAGGGATCGTCGTGA
- a CDS encoding protease inhibitor I42 family protein, whose translation MAKPRSGAKKATPAAKKVKSTKPGVLKTASKSVAKAAAKLVTKAAGNAKQQEKKAPAEKKAAPAAAAKKTAAKAATKVKEVAVKAAAKVKEVVAPKGKEKEPVPKAKEKDKEAAPPPKGKEKESAPKGKGREAAAAPPAVEKPRPRATKLPPMAEPLNKRDLEQLLTAGAGRGVVGEGSLKGRLTVIDGLPNLVVVGRDKRELTFILQGPDQEVLPAYLDHKVSVSGLIKKTTNYGGTVDVRKFSAKKPEVEEPTPEPVETEIRLRYLSPGEVSQVISAGMGAGMKGFAALRGNLEMTGDEFVLVVSNGGTRQQVSYILEGKGAKGLRKYLGHTLSVTGVVDKSSGWGGRIDVENVEPRPSDIRPISREGLDSVHVEGEQSTTIEVKLNHAFTVRLPEQAGFTWAIEPTAAKRVGLREANFEPGSEGTATREFFFTPRNPGTSDVEFFLAKAFNPGQVERSFKLTVTVKP comes from the coding sequence ATGGCCAAGCCCAGGTCCGGGGCCAAGAAGGCGACTCCCGCTGCGAAGAAGGTCAAGTCGACGAAACCGGGTGTGCTCAAGACCGCCTCCAAGAGCGTGGCCAAGGCCGCCGCGAAGTTGGTGACGAAGGCCGCCGGTAACGCGAAGCAGCAGGAGAAGAAGGCTCCAGCGGAAAAGAAGGCCGCACCCGCCGCCGCCGCGAAGAAGACCGCCGCGAAGGCAGCCACCAAGGTGAAGGAAGTCGCCGTGAAGGCGGCCGCCAAGGTGAAGGAAGTCGTCGCGCCCAAGGGCAAGGAAAAGGAGCCCGTGCCCAAGGCGAAGGAGAAGGACAAGGAAGCCGCTCCGCCCCCCAAGGGCAAGGAGAAGGAGTCCGCCCCCAAGGGCAAGGGCCGCGAAGCCGCGGCGGCGCCGCCCGCGGTCGAGAAGCCGCGTCCGCGCGCCACCAAGCTGCCCCCCATGGCCGAGCCGCTCAACAAGCGCGACCTGGAGCAGCTGCTCACCGCCGGCGCGGGCCGTGGCGTGGTGGGCGAGGGCAGCCTCAAGGGCCGCCTGACGGTGATCGACGGGCTGCCCAACCTGGTGGTGGTGGGCCGCGACAAGCGCGAGCTGACCTTCATCCTCCAGGGGCCGGATCAGGAGGTGCTGCCGGCCTACCTGGATCACAAGGTGTCCGTCAGCGGACTCATCAAGAAGACCACCAACTACGGTGGCACGGTGGACGTGCGGAAGTTCTCCGCCAAGAAGCCCGAGGTCGAGGAGCCCACGCCGGAGCCCGTGGAGACGGAGATCCGGCTGCGCTACCTGTCCCCTGGAGAGGTGTCCCAGGTGATCTCCGCCGGCATGGGCGCGGGCATGAAGGGTTTCGCCGCGCTGCGCGGCAACCTGGAGATGACCGGCGACGAGTTCGTGCTGGTGGTGTCCAACGGCGGCACCCGCCAGCAGGTGTCGTACATCCTCGAGGGCAAGGGCGCCAAGGGGCTGCGCAAGTACCTGGGCCACACCCTGTCCGTCACCGGCGTGGTGGACAAGTCCTCCGGCTGGGGTGGCCGCATCGACGTGGAGAACGTGGAGCCGCGCCCCTCGGACATCCGGCCCATCTCCCGCGAGGGGTTGGACTCCGTCCATGTGGAGGGCGAGCAGTCGACCACCATCGAGGTGAAGCTCAACCACGCCTTCACGGTGCGGCTGCCGGAGCAGGCGGGCTTCACCTGGGCCATCGAGCCCACGGCGGCCAAGCGCGTGGGCCTGCGCGAGGCCAACTTCGAGCCCGGCTCCGAGGGGACCGCCACCCGCGAGTTCTTCTTCACCCCTCGCAACCCGGGCACCTCGGACGTGGAGTTCTTCCTCGCCAAGGCCTTCAATCCCGGCCAGGTGGAGCGCTCGTTCAAGCTCACCGTGACCGTCAAGCCCTGA
- the rnr gene encoding ribonuclease R has protein sequence MTDLPRDVKRHLAESKHPLGIQELLKLTHLHPGQQTQLKRTLRDMVRSGELLKEGKRFRLRGERPAPAGGGGDERRPGGPREDVRAEPDARFAPKGRFSREGTPEPRGRFVREGRMEPRSRFARDERGAPPSRGPSEPQGPESRSRFARDDRGAPGPRGRFEPRGGSGPQRGGYGQQQQRPGPGGGRPEKAGRFEPRGRFARDERGGPGKRDGGFAQDRRPGRGGRFEREERFAPRGRGGRDRSEGQETSTLEGILHVHRDGYGFVHPSSGEGDNIFLPPQEASRALDNDRVIVEAWGRPGRMEGRLLQVVGRTRQLAVGTYVEQGKRQAFVVPYDKNLQTQGNIRVPPTQMARDGDVVKVRLGIGAELLEPGEGLYGEVAGSIGKPGDPSNEVLSIAYSQGFSDEFPPEVMDEADRILPTVSEEEARGENRRDLRQMALVTIDGEDARDFDDAVYTEPHPQGFRLVVAIADVTHYVREGTAIDAEALRRATSVYLPDRVLPMLPERLSNGICSLRPDEDRLCMVADMVLNTRGHLVSSDIYPGVMRSHARCTYNEVQDVLDGKDVPHRNAFKPQFERLMELARVLMRMRKERGAIDFNLPEHKVMMGEDGMPARMEKRERKDSHRLIEECMLAANEAVAKFFADLGLPSVYRYHGEPDEEKLAIFAQLAQAYGFRLQAEEISPKALNAFMAQLQGHPEERALNQLLLRSMMQAVYTASDVGHYGLAAEYYLHFTSPIRRYPDLLVHRLLKAHWDRGGQERSPAQLEREEQRLEDMASQSSERERAAMQVEREVVSYYAALMMKDRLGEEFVATVAGLVEFGFFVELDEVHVEGLVRADSLGFGTRFDKNLHSFTLPGGFRVRVGQKARVRLVNVNLALRRIEFDALEVAGQTITAVQETGREEREAQKQQAWQERKKANRAGRERGREERWGRPPVRTELSLAEAEALRKREAEEARRAAEAVETPEVAPRPVERRPEAPEAQEQAAAPVPTVADRIRALAAQGAQPQAEPVRAVPPTRRKKAAAAAEEKPARAKRAAGAQKKTAARPAVKKAAAGGAGAKKKAPAAKKATAAKKAPAVKKAAVAKKAPAAKKAPAAKKTARAPAAKKAPAMKKQAPAVKARAASKARPTGGAKAKGAAKKAAPARKAKKK, from the coding sequence GTGACCGATCTTCCTCGTGACGTGAAGCGACACCTGGCCGAGTCCAAGCACCCGCTCGGCATCCAGGAACTGTTGAAGCTCACCCATCTGCACCCCGGGCAGCAGACCCAGCTCAAGCGCACCCTGCGGGACATGGTGCGCAGCGGCGAGCTGCTCAAGGAGGGCAAGCGCTTCCGCCTGCGGGGCGAGCGGCCTGCTCCGGCGGGGGGTGGGGGGGACGAGCGCCGGCCCGGTGGCCCCCGGGAGGACGTGCGCGCCGAGCCGGATGCGCGTTTCGCCCCCAAGGGACGCTTCTCGCGGGAGGGCACGCCGGAGCCCCGGGGCCGTTTCGTGCGCGAGGGCCGCATGGAGCCCCGGAGCCGCTTCGCCCGGGACGAGCGCGGAGCACCTCCGTCGCGTGGCCCCTCGGAGCCTCAGGGGCCCGAGTCCCGGAGCCGCTTCGCCCGGGACGACCGGGGCGCTCCCGGTCCGCGCGGCCGTTTCGAGCCCCGGGGGGGTTCCGGTCCCCAGCGCGGTGGCTACGGCCAGCAGCAGCAGCGGCCCGGTCCCGGGGGCGGACGCCCCGAGAAGGCGGGCCGTTTCGAGCCCCGGGGCCGTTTCGCCCGGGATGAGCGCGGCGGGCCCGGCAAGCGGGACGGCGGTTTCGCGCAGGATCGCCGGCCGGGACGGGGAGGGCGCTTCGAGCGCGAGGAGCGTTTCGCGCCCCGAGGCCGCGGAGGGCGTGACCGGAGCGAGGGTCAGGAGACGTCCACCCTCGAGGGCATCCTGCATGTGCACCGCGACGGCTACGGCTTCGTCCACCCCAGCTCGGGCGAGGGCGACAACATCTTCCTGCCGCCCCAGGAGGCCTCGCGGGCGCTCGACAATGATCGGGTGATCGTCGAGGCCTGGGGCCGTCCCGGACGCATGGAGGGCCGTCTGCTGCAGGTGGTCGGCCGCACCCGGCAGCTCGCCGTGGGCACCTACGTGGAGCAGGGCAAGCGCCAGGCGTTCGTCGTCCCCTACGACAAGAACCTCCAGACGCAGGGCAACATCCGTGTCCCGCCCACCCAGATGGCGCGGGATGGGGACGTGGTGAAGGTCCGGCTCGGCATCGGCGCGGAGCTGCTGGAGCCGGGCGAGGGCCTCTATGGCGAGGTCGCCGGCTCCATCGGCAAGCCCGGAGACCCGAGCAACGAGGTGCTCTCCATCGCCTACTCGCAGGGCTTCTCCGACGAGTTCCCTCCCGAGGTCATGGACGAGGCGGACCGCATCCTCCCAACGGTGAGCGAGGAGGAGGCCCGTGGGGAGAACCGCCGCGACCTGCGGCAGATGGCGCTCGTCACCATCGACGGCGAGGACGCCCGCGACTTCGACGACGCCGTCTACACCGAGCCCCACCCCCAGGGCTTCCGGCTCGTGGTGGCCATCGCCGACGTGACGCACTACGTGCGCGAGGGCACCGCGATCGACGCCGAGGCCCTGCGCCGCGCCACCTCCGTCTACCTGCCGGACCGCGTGTTGCCCATGCTCCCCGAGCGCCTCAGCAACGGCATCTGCTCGCTGCGTCCCGACGAGGACCGGCTGTGCATGGTGGCCGACATGGTGCTGAATACGCGCGGGCACCTGGTCTCCAGCGACATCTACCCGGGCGTCATGCGCAGCCACGCCCGCTGCACCTACAACGAGGTGCAGGACGTGCTGGACGGCAAGGACGTCCCCCACCGCAACGCCTTCAAGCCCCAGTTCGAGCGGCTCATGGAGCTGGCCCGGGTGTTGATGCGCATGCGCAAGGAGCGCGGCGCCATCGACTTCAACCTGCCCGAGCACAAGGTGATGATGGGCGAGGACGGCATGCCCGCCCGCATGGAGAAGCGCGAGCGCAAGGACAGCCACCGGCTCATCGAGGAGTGCATGCTCGCCGCCAACGAGGCGGTGGCGAAGTTCTTCGCCGACCTGGGCCTGCCCAGCGTCTACCGCTACCACGGTGAGCCCGACGAGGAGAAGCTGGCCATCTTCGCCCAGCTCGCCCAGGCCTACGGCTTCCGCCTCCAGGCCGAGGAGATCTCCCCGAAGGCCCTCAACGCCTTCATGGCCCAGCTCCAGGGCCACCCCGAGGAGCGCGCCCTCAACCAGCTTCTGCTGCGCTCGATGATGCAGGCCGTCTACACGGCCTCCGACGTCGGCCACTACGGCCTGGCCGCCGAGTACTACCTCCACTTCACCTCGCCCATCCGCCGCTACCCGGACCTGCTCGTCCACCGGTTGCTCAAGGCGCACTGGGACCGCGGTGGACAGGAGCGCTCCCCCGCCCAGCTCGAGCGCGAGGAGCAGCGGCTGGAGGACATGGCCTCGCAGAGCTCCGAGCGCGAGCGCGCCGCCATGCAGGTGGAGCGCGAGGTCGTCTCCTACTACGCGGCCCTGATGATGAAGGACCGCCTGGGCGAGGAGTTCGTCGCCACCGTCGCCGGGCTCGTCGAGTTCGGCTTCTTCGTGGAGCTCGACGAGGTGCACGTGGAGGGGCTCGTCCGCGCCGACTCGCTCGGCTTCGGCACCCGCTTCGACAAGAACCTGCACTCCTTCACGCTGCCGGGCGGCTTCCGCGTCCGCGTGGGACAGAAGGCCCGGGTGCGGCTCGTCAACGTGAACCTGGCCCTGCGGCGCATCGAGTTCGACGCGCTCGAGGTCGCTGGCCAGACCATCACGGCCGTCCAGGAGACCGGCCGGGAGGAGCGCGAGGCGCAGAAGCAGCAGGCCTGGCAGGAGCGCAAGAAGGCCAACCGTGCCGGACGCGAGCGGGGCCGGGAAGAGCGCTGGGGCCGTCCCCCCGTGCGGACCGAGCTCTCCCTGGCCGAGGCCGAGGCCCTGCGGAAGCGGGAGGCCGAGGAGGCGCGGCGGGCCGCCGAAGCGGTGGAGACGCCGGAGGTGGCGCCTCGCCCCGTGGAGCGGCGTCCCGAGGCTCCCGAGGCCCAGGAGCAGGCCGCCGCCCCGGTGCCGACGGTCGCGGATCGCATCCGCGCCCTCGCCGCACAGGGAGCGCAACCCCAGGCCGAGCCCGTCCGGGCCGTGCCTCCCACGCGGCGCAAGAAGGCCGCCGCGGCCGCCGAGGAGAAGCCCGCGCGTGCGAAGCGGGCCGCCGGGGCCCAGAAGAAGACCGCTGCGCGCCCCGCCGTGAAGAAGGCCGCGGCGGGTGGGGCAGGCGCGAAGAAGAAGGCCCCGGCTGCCAAGAAGGCCACGGCCGCCAAGAAGGCTCCCGCCGTGAAGAAGGCCGCGGTTGCGAAGAAGGCTCCCGCCGCGAAGAAGGCTCCCGCCGCGAAGAAGACGGCTCGGGCTCCGGCCGCCAAGAAGGCGCCCGCCATGAAGAAGCAGGCCCCGGCCGTGAAGGCCCGTGCCGCGTCGAAGGCCCGCCCCACGGGTGGCGCCAAGGCGAAGGGGGCCGCGAAGAAGGCCGCTCCCGCGCGCAAGGCGAAGAAGAAGTAG
- a CDS encoding MBL fold metallo-hydrolase, translated as MRGSIPAPGPKTQRYGGNTPCVEMRCGDELLIFDLGTGVRVLGQELLAAGGPTRASIFLSHYHYDHLQGLPFFTPIFIPKFAFTVYGAPRGSHSVKEVLSGQMVQPYFPVTAEDTFKAQLTYKNLEAGQQLEIGPARVRTLDLNHPGGNLGYRVECDGRSVVYATDVEHGCEKDKDLVEFARGTDMLIIDAMYTEDEYRGRKGSAKIGWGHSTWESAVETANAANVKQLVLFHHDTTRDDAEMDRFVEEVRKHRPETIAAVELEILKL; from the coding sequence GTGCGCGGTTCGATCCCTGCACCGGGGCCGAAGACGCAGCGCTACGGGGGCAATACGCCTTGCGTCGAGATGCGATGCGGGGACGAGTTGCTCATCTTCGACCTGGGAACGGGCGTGCGCGTGCTGGGGCAGGAACTCCTGGCGGCGGGGGGACCCACGCGTGCCAGCATCTTCCTGTCGCACTACCACTACGATCACCTGCAGGGGCTGCCGTTCTTCACTCCCATCTTCATCCCGAAGTTCGCCTTCACGGTGTATGGCGCGCCGCGAGGCAGCCACTCGGTGAAGGAGGTGCTGTCGGGACAGATGGTGCAGCCCTATTTCCCGGTGACGGCCGAGGACACCTTCAAGGCGCAGCTGACGTACAAGAACCTGGAAGCGGGCCAGCAGTTGGAGATCGGCCCGGCGCGGGTACGGACGCTGGACCTGAACCATCCGGGAGGCAATCTGGGCTACCGGGTGGAGTGCGACGGCCGCTCGGTGGTGTACGCGACGGACGTGGAGCACGGGTGCGAGAAGGACAAGGACCTCGTGGAGTTCGCGAGGGGCACGGACATGCTCATCATCGACGCGATGTACACCGAGGATGAGTACCGGGGCCGCAAGGGCTCGGCGAAGATTGGCTGGGGCCACTCGACGTGGGAGTCGGCGGTGGAGACGGCCAACGCGGCGAACGTGAAGCAGCTGGTGCTGTTCCACCACGACACCACGCGAGACGACGCGGAGATGGACAGGTTCGTCGAGGAGGTGCGCAAGCACCGTCCGGAGACGATCGCCGCCGTGGAGTTGGAGATCCTGAAGCTGTAG
- the glp gene encoding gephyrin-like molybdotransferase Glp: protein MKEDAALLPVEDARARTLALVSPLPPEWVRLEEALGRALAEDVRAQRTLPPWDNSAMDGFAVRSAELSAPLPVRLQVKETIYAGQTPRREVQPGTCARIMTGAPLPPGADAVVMRERTQEVPGDEAVDILEAVGPGHFVRPRGEDAREGEVLLPRGTPLGIPELGLLVGQGMLTAPVPRRPRVAILSTGDELCRADAPTEGRIVDANAPALSLAVLRAGGVPSVLGIARDTLEDVYQHLAAAQGYDLVLTSAGMSVGEHDFVREALEKLGVERDFWRVAIKPGKPLAVGRKGGTVYIGLPGNPTSSLVTFELFVRPALRRMLGHGEVEPPRVSGRLDGELRKPEGLAHYVRVTSTWRDGELWVKPLSTQTSGALRSAASATHLLHFPRTSSRLATGDRVELLPLSWGA, encoded by the coding sequence ATGAAGGAAGATGCCGCGCTGCTGCCCGTGGAGGATGCCCGAGCCCGTACGCTCGCCCTGGTCTCCCCGCTGCCCCCCGAGTGGGTGCGGTTGGAGGAGGCGCTGGGGCGCGCCCTGGCCGAGGACGTGCGCGCCCAGCGGACCCTGCCGCCCTGGGACAACTCGGCCATGGATGGGTTCGCGGTGCGCAGCGCGGAGCTCTCGGCCCCCCTGCCCGTCCGCCTCCAGGTGAAGGAGACGATCTACGCCGGCCAGACGCCCCGGCGCGAAGTCCAACCGGGCACCTGCGCGCGGATCATGACGGGAGCCCCGCTGCCCCCGGGAGCCGACGCGGTGGTGATGCGCGAGCGGACGCAGGAGGTGCCCGGGGACGAGGCGGTGGACATCCTCGAGGCGGTGGGGCCGGGCCACTTCGTCCGGCCGAGGGGCGAGGACGCGCGGGAGGGCGAGGTGTTGCTGCCCCGGGGCACGCCGCTGGGGATTCCGGAGCTGGGGCTGCTGGTGGGCCAGGGGATGCTGACGGCGCCGGTGCCGCGCCGGCCGCGGGTGGCCATCCTCTCCACCGGGGACGAGCTGTGCCGGGCGGACGCGCCCACCGAGGGCCGCATCGTGGACGCCAACGCCCCGGCGCTCTCGCTGGCGGTGCTGCGCGCGGGCGGAGTGCCCTCGGTGCTGGGCATCGCCCGGGACACCCTGGAGGACGTGTACCAGCACCTGGCGGCGGCCCAGGGGTATGACCTGGTGCTGACGAGCGCGGGCATGTCCGTGGGCGAGCACGACTTCGTGCGCGAGGCCCTGGAGAAGCTCGGGGTGGAGCGGGACTTCTGGCGCGTGGCCATCAAGCCGGGCAAGCCGCTGGCGGTGGGCCGCAAGGGGGGCACCGTCTATATCGGCCTGCCGGGCAACCCCACCTCCTCGCTCGTCACCTTCGAGCTCTTCGTCCGCCCGGCCCTGCGCCGGATGCTGGGGCATGGGGAGGTGGAGCCGCCGCGGGTGTCCGGCCGGCTGGACGGCGAGCTGCGCAAGCCGGAGGGGCTGGCCCATTATGTCCGGGTGACGTCTACCTGGCGGGACGGCGAGCTGTGGGTGAAGCCCCTGTCCACCCAGACGTCGGGGGCACTGCGCTCCGCGGCCTCGGCCACTCACCTGCTCCACTTCCCGCGGACATCCAGTAGGCTGGCTACTGGTGACAGAGTGGAATTGCTGCCTCTGTCCTGGGGGGCATGA
- the lipB gene encoding lipoyl(octanoyl) transferase LipB, with amino-acid sequence MNTLTVYRLGRVEYEDGLQLMKVFGEARRQGLCGDVLLLLEHPPVLTLGRAAKRFNIVASDERLASEGVETFETDRGGDVTYHGPGQLVGYPIFLLPEGRQDVRRYVRDVEQCVIRTLAEYGITSGTIPKWPGVWIGQEDSPDARKIAAIGVHLARWLTSHGFALNVNTHLPHFNLIVPCGISEAGVTSLQKELGHAVPMPEVEEKIARHFADVFGLQRAEPAPLTSTVCVTLVRGTGPEARVLLLRRRPERGGFWQIVTGRLEAGEQPREAAARELFEETGLRTDVVDLEYRHAFAVGSVVPPRLVEENGFAARCSGDFEVRLGDEHDAYEWVDVPTALARLPFRGLREGVQRSIRALGG; translated from the coding sequence GTGAACACGCTGACGGTGTACCGGCTCGGCCGGGTCGAATACGAAGACGGTCTCCAACTCATGAAGGTCTTCGGCGAGGCCCGCCGCCAGGGCCTCTGTGGAGACGTCCTGCTCCTGCTCGAGCACCCGCCCGTGCTCACCCTCGGCCGCGCCGCCAAGCGCTTCAACATCGTCGCCAGTGACGAGCGCCTCGCCTCCGAGGGCGTGGAGACCTTCGAGACCGACCGCGGGGGCGATGTCACCTACCACGGGCCCGGACAGCTCGTGGGCTACCCCATCTTCCTCCTCCCCGAGGGCCGTCAGGACGTGCGCCGCTACGTGCGCGACGTCGAGCAGTGCGTCATCCGCACCCTCGCCGAGTACGGCATCACCTCTGGCACCATCCCCAAGTGGCCCGGGGTGTGGATCGGCCAGGAGGACTCGCCCGACGCCCGGAAGATCGCCGCCATCGGCGTCCACCTCGCCCGCTGGCTCACCAGTCACGGCTTCGCGCTCAACGTCAACACGCACCTGCCCCACTTCAACCTCATCGTCCCCTGCGGCATCAGCGAGGCCGGTGTCACCTCGCTGCAGAAGGAGCTCGGCCACGCCGTGCCCATGCCCGAGGTCGAGGAGAAGATCGCCCGGCACTTCGCCGACGTCTTCGGGCTCCAGCGCGCCGAGCCCGCGCCCCTCACGAGCACCGTGTGCGTCACGCTGGTGCGGGGGACGGGCCCCGAGGCCCGCGTGCTGCTGCTGCGCCGGAGGCCGGAGCGCGGGGGGTTCTGGCAGATCGTCACGGGGCGTCTGGAGGCAGGGGAGCAGCCCCGCGAGGCCGCCGCCCGCGAGCTGTTCGAGGAGACCGGACTGCGCACCGACGTCGTGGACCTGGAGTACCGCCACGCCTTCGCCGTGGGCAGTGTCGTACCGCCGCGGCTCGTCGAGGAGAACGGCTTCGCGGCCAGGTGCTCGGGAGATTTCGAGGTGCGGCTCGGGGACGAGCACGATGCCTACGAGTGGGTGGATGTTCCCACCGCGCTGGCCCGGCTTCCGTTCCGTGGACTTCGCGAGGGCGTCCAGCGCTCCATCCGGGCGCTCGGGGGGTGA
- a CDS encoding DUF5670 family protein, translating to MDLKSLAWIAVALFVVWVVAGLIFKIVGAAIHLLLIAAVVLGVISLVSRARGSGPPR from the coding sequence ATGGATTTGAAGAGCCTCGCCTGGATCGCGGTGGCGCTATTCGTCGTCTGGGTTGTCGCGGGCTTGATCTTCAAGATCGTGGGAGCGGCCATCCACCTGCTGCTCATCGCGGCGGTGGTGCTGGGCGTCATCAGCCTCGTGTCGCGCGCCCGCGGGTCCGGCCCGCCCAGGTAG